From one Triticum urartu cultivar G1812 chromosome 3, Tu2.1, whole genome shotgun sequence genomic stretch:
- the LOC125546363 gene encoding metallothionein-like protein 2C, with translation MSCCGGSCGCGSACKCGNGCGGCNMYPEVEAAGATLLVAATATHKASSGGMEMAAENGSCGCTQCKCGTSCGCSCCSC, from the exons ATGTCTTGCTGCGGAGGAAGCTGCGGCTGCGGCAGCGCCTGCAAGTGCGGCAACGGCTGCGGCGGCTGCAACATGTACCCCGAGGTCGAGGCCGCCGGCGCCACCCTCCTcgtcgccgccaccgccacccacAAGGC GAGCTCCGGCGGGATGGAGATGGCGGCGGAGAACGGCAGCTGCGGCTGCACCCAGTGCAAGTGCGGCACCAGCTGCGGCTGCTCCTGCTGCAGCTGctag